One region of Bdellovibrio bacteriovorus genomic DNA includes:
- the pdeM gene encoding ligase-associated DNA damage response endonuclease PdeM → MKIQLASEEIELLPEKAFHWHKERLLGLSDIHIGKAESYQHAGVPLPSGAHREDLDKMSFLIERHHIEKVVILGDWIHTQHSISELVFRDLHRFFHRHSNVHWTLLLGNHERNAFELLQDFPFHMVSQDLEYPPFLFTHGHKYRSSPFFQIQGHTHPLVSIHEGPLRMKLPCFHLEKDCLTLPAFGSLTGGYVIRPKRTDQVFAVAENEIFEVRTRP, encoded by the coding sequence ATGAAGATTCAACTCGCGAGCGAAGAAATTGAACTTCTTCCAGAAAAAGCTTTTCATTGGCATAAAGAAAGATTGTTAGGTCTTTCAGATATCCATATTGGGAAAGCGGAAAGCTATCAACATGCCGGAGTTCCATTGCCATCGGGAGCCCACCGCGAAGATTTAGACAAAATGAGCTTTCTGATTGAAAGGCATCATATTGAAAAAGTCGTCATCCTCGGTGATTGGATTCACACTCAACACAGCATCAGCGAACTCGTCTTCCGCGATCTGCACAGGTTTTTCCACAGGCACAGCAACGTTCATTGGACTCTGCTTCTGGGGAACCACGAAAGAAACGCCTTCGAGCTATTACAGGATTTCCCGTTCCACATGGTCAGCCAAGATTTGGAATATCCGCCGTTTCTTTTCACCCACGGACACAAGTATCGCAGCTCGCCTTTCTTTCAGATTCAAGGGCATACTCATCCGTTAGTCTCTATTCACGAAGGACCTTTAAGAATGAAACTTCCGTGTTTTCATCTCGAAAAAGATTGTCTGACGCTTCCAGCGTTTGGAAGTCTTACGGGCGGTTATGTCATTCGTCCTAAAAGAACAGATCAAGTTTTTGCCGTCGCTGAAAATGAAATTTTTGAAGTACGGACCAGACCTTAG
- the nagZ gene encoding beta-N-acetylhexosaminidase, translating to MSSISHIIGQHFFIGISGHALTAEEKKFIVENNIGGVCLFGRNVAEPKQVRELCAEIQSLRHQQTEKAPLFIGIDMEGGRVHRLKSPFTVWPPLRKLGDLDAPTVSFHFANRMGQEMKAVGINLDFAPCVDIFTNQANTVIGDRSIGSDPELVAKHASALVRGYIKSEIITCAKHFPGHGNTIVDSHEDLPVENLDLERLEACELIPFRKSFKARVDMVMTSHIKFPKIDPDWPVTLSETFIQKIIRDECRYKGLIVTDDLGMKAMTKHYGITEVPVRALKAGVDLLLYCNDPEVPPQAYEAVLEATAQGSLSKERLEDSYRRIMDLKKTKIPNPEPLPLNEVVNIVGHPDHLKIAKAIANGQVPDGLLPE from the coding sequence ATGAGCAGCATCAGTCATATCATTGGTCAGCACTTTTTTATTGGAATCTCCGGACATGCTCTGACTGCAGAAGAAAAAAAGTTTATCGTAGAGAACAATATCGGCGGTGTCTGTCTATTCGGCCGAAATGTGGCCGAACCCAAACAAGTTCGCGAACTCTGTGCTGAAATTCAATCTCTTCGCCACCAACAAACTGAAAAAGCACCGCTATTCATCGGTATTGATATGGAAGGTGGGCGAGTTCATCGTCTTAAGTCTCCTTTCACAGTTTGGCCTCCCCTTCGTAAACTAGGTGATCTTGATGCGCCTACCGTATCTTTTCATTTCGCAAACCGCATGGGTCAAGAAATGAAGGCTGTCGGTATTAATTTAGATTTTGCCCCTTGCGTAGACATCTTTACGAACCAAGCAAACACTGTCATCGGAGACCGCTCGATCGGAAGTGATCCTGAATTGGTCGCAAAACATGCTTCCGCCTTGGTGCGGGGTTATATCAAATCTGAAATCATCACTTGCGCAAAACACTTTCCTGGTCACGGCAACACGATTGTGGATAGTCATGAAGATCTTCCCGTTGAAAACTTGGATCTTGAAAGACTTGAAGCTTGTGAACTTATTCCTTTCAGAAAAAGTTTTAAAGCTCGCGTAGATATGGTGATGACTTCACATATTAAGTTCCCAAAAATTGATCCTGATTGGCCGGTGACGTTGTCTGAAACTTTTATTCAAAAAATCATTCGTGATGAATGCCGCTACAAAGGATTGATCGTCACTGATGACTTAGGAATGAAGGCGATGACGAAGCACTATGGAATTACAGAGGTTCCAGTGCGCGCGCTCAAAGCCGGTGTCGACTTACTTCTTTACTGTAACGATCCTGAAGTTCCTCCACAAGCCTACGAAGCAGTATTGGAGGCAACAGCTCAGGGTTCTTTATCCAAAGAACGTCTTGAAGACAGCTATCGCCGCATCATGGATTTGAAAAAAACAAAAATTCCTAATCCCGAGCCTTTGCCACTTAACGAAGTGGTGAATATCGTAGGACACCCAGACCATCTAAAAATTGCGAAAGCCATTGCAAATGGTCAAGTTCCCGACGGACTTCTTCCCGAATAG
- a CDS encoding SDR family oxidoreductase — protein sequence MKLKDFKPKPIEQQTIVITGATSGIGLATAEMAAKRGARVALSSRNTDDLEKICRRLQEQGYNVIGVKADVRKIEELEELCEQTKMAFGSIDTWINNAGGSIYGPILEIPEREERELFEMNFWGVRHGCHVAVEALKEKGGVLINIGSEVSARAIPLQGMYSASKHAVKAYTDALRMELEHEELPIHVCLVRPTAIDTPFPDHAINHLKSGEPSLPDPVYHPDYAAEAILKCCEKPERDAWVGAPSKMRAIMEFLAPEMADKMMEKSAFEDQSQGTSVPHRVENEGLFAAPVQEGEIQGHHKKKIKAKDEMKKPHVSDPRPSHH from the coding sequence ATGAAACTCAAAGATTTCAAACCAAAACCAATCGAACAACAAACTATCGTCATTACTGGTGCAACCAGCGGTATCGGGCTTGCTACTGCAGAAATGGCAGCAAAGCGTGGTGCTCGCGTCGCACTATCATCGCGCAACACAGATGACTTAGAAAAGATCTGCCGACGCTTGCAAGAGCAGGGCTACAATGTGATCGGTGTTAAAGCTGACGTCAGAAAAATAGAAGAGCTTGAAGAGCTTTGCGAGCAGACTAAGATGGCATTTGGCTCTATCGACACCTGGATTAACAATGCCGGCGGTTCCATTTATGGTCCGATCTTAGAGATACCCGAACGAGAAGAGCGTGAGCTTTTTGAGATGAACTTTTGGGGGGTCCGTCACGGATGCCATGTGGCAGTGGAAGCACTCAAAGAAAAAGGCGGAGTTCTTATCAATATCGGGAGCGAGGTGTCTGCCAGAGCCATTCCTCTGCAGGGAATGTATTCCGCCAGCAAACACGCTGTAAAGGCTTACACTGATGCACTTCGCATGGAACTTGAGCATGAAGAATTACCGATACATGTTTGCTTGGTGAGACCTACAGCGATAGACACACCCTTCCCTGATCATGCAATCAATCACTTAAAATCCGGCGAACCTTCACTCCCTGATCCTGTCTATCACCCTGACTATGCGGCGGAAGCCATTCTAAAATGTTGCGAAAAACCAGAAAGAGACGCCTGGGTAGGAGCTCCTTCTAAGATGAGAGCTATCATGGAGTTTCTGGCCCCAGAAATGGCGGACAAGATGATGGAAAAATCCGCGTTTGAAGATCAATCTCAAGGTACCAGCGTCCCTCATCGAGTTGAGAACGAAGGTCTTTTCGCTGCTCCTGTCCAAGAAGGCGAAATCCAAGGCCATCATAAAAAGAAAATCAAAGCGAAGGATGAAATGAAGAAACCACACGTCTCGGATCCTCGTCCTTCTCATCACTAA
- a CDS encoding ATP-dependent DNA ligase: protein MRAFAQLYDELDSTTSTNEKVSALKKYFERAKADDAMWAILVLTGKISKRILTSRDLRKLFLEATKYPEWLYDESYHHVGDTAETLSLLAHSLNLCREESSSKQKSLTKWLEKEIPNLASLKDDPAQTEKLLEWWKDLTYQEVFILNKLITGAFRVGVSDKLVIRSIAEVYSLPTDQVAHRLTGDIKPGKETFEQLISAEPTELNFSQPYPFCLAHAWSDRSESSFNSEDWCLEWKYDGIRAQVIRREDKLWIWSRGEEQITHTFPEVASELQKLEPGTVLDGEILVFAEGRIRPFQDLQKRLGRKKVSAALLKEKPAGYIVYDCLEYEGVDLRNRSLRERKEFIKKALAKIKHPNIRISSILHAENVAALDQLRANARENDAEGLMIKHWNGAYTVGRKTGNWWKYKVEPLTLDAVLLYAQAGTGRRSNLYTDYTFALWNEQHELTPFAKAYSGLDQTEIDELDNWIRRNTVEKFGPVRSVQPFHVFEIAFEGISESTRHKSGLAVRFPRILRWRKDKKPDDADTLKTARELLDAAGKS, encoded by the coding sequence ATGAGAGCCTTCGCACAACTTTACGATGAATTGGATTCCACGACATCGACTAATGAAAAAGTCTCTGCTCTTAAAAAGTACTTCGAAAGAGCCAAAGCAGACGATGCAATGTGGGCAATTTTAGTTCTTACCGGAAAAATATCGAAACGCATTCTTACATCGCGGGATTTAAGAAAATTATTTTTAGAGGCCACGAAGTATCCAGAATGGCTGTACGATGAAAGTTATCATCACGTGGGTGATACCGCAGAAACATTGAGTTTGCTTGCGCACTCACTCAACCTCTGCCGAGAAGAATCTTCTTCCAAACAGAAATCACTCACGAAGTGGCTTGAAAAGGAAATTCCCAATTTAGCCTCACTGAAAGACGATCCCGCACAAACCGAAAAGCTTCTGGAATGGTGGAAAGACCTGACTTACCAAGAGGTCTTTATTCTCAATAAACTTATAACAGGCGCCTTCCGGGTGGGAGTGAGTGATAAACTCGTGATTAGGTCCATCGCGGAAGTATACTCTCTTCCCACTGATCAAGTGGCGCACCGACTGACCGGAGATATTAAACCCGGTAAAGAAACTTTTGAGCAGCTAATCTCTGCAGAACCAACAGAGCTCAACTTTTCTCAGCCTTATCCATTTTGCCTAGCCCATGCTTGGAGCGATCGCAGCGAAAGCTCCTTCAACTCGGAGGACTGGTGTTTAGAATGGAAATATGACGGGATTCGAGCTCAAGTCATTCGCCGCGAAGACAAGCTCTGGATCTGGTCGCGGGGTGAAGAGCAAATTACTCACACTTTTCCCGAAGTCGCTTCGGAATTACAAAAGCTTGAACCGGGAACCGTCTTAGATGGAGAGATCCTAGTTTTTGCAGAAGGTCGCATTAGACCCTTTCAAGACCTACAAAAAAGATTGGGACGAAAGAAGGTGAGCGCCGCTCTTCTGAAAGAAAAACCGGCGGGCTATATTGTCTATGACTGTCTTGAATATGAAGGTGTCGATCTTAGAAATCGTTCCTTACGTGAAAGAAAAGAGTTTATTAAAAAGGCCTTAGCGAAAATTAAGCATCCGAATATTCGCATTTCCTCAATTCTGCACGCAGAAAACGTTGCAGCATTAGATCAGTTGCGCGCTAATGCGAGAGAAAATGATGCCGAAGGATTGATGATTAAGCACTGGAATGGCGCCTACACGGTCGGACGAAAAACGGGTAACTGGTGGAAGTACAAAGTGGAGCCATTAACTTTAGATGCCGTGTTGCTTTATGCCCAGGCCGGCACAGGCCGCAGATCCAATCTTTACACGGACTATACTTTCGCACTCTGGAATGAACAACACGAGCTTACACCGTTTGCAAAAGCCTATTCTGGATTAGACCAGACTGAGATTGATGAGCTTGATAATTGGATTCGCCGTAACACCGTTGAAAAATTCGGACCTGTTAGATCGGTTCAGCCATTTCATGTTTTTGAAATCGCTTTCGAAGGTATATCAGAATCCACAAGACACAAATCGGGACTGGCGGTGCGCTTCCCCCGGATCTTGAGATGGCGTAAAGATAAGAAGCCCGATGACGCCGACACTTTAAAAACAGCGCGAGAACTTTTAGACGCCGCAGGGAAATCATGA
- a CDS encoding ligase-associated DNA damage response exonuclease: MDLIRVTPEGLYCDLGEFYIDPWRPVRHALITHAHSDHARWGSKIYYAPERGLALLKSRLGEGLHVEGKKWGEKFRMGSVWVSFHPAGHILGSSQVRIEYKDQVWVASGDYKRTPDPSCDAFEVQQCDTFISEATFALPVYKWDQGEVTAKKIFDWWQSDLDRPTLIFCYALGKAQRILAELKRFTDQPVYLHGAVEGLTQIYRDAGIEMLPTVSVMSKEKGYNFKGDLIIAPPSAHRSPWMKRFKEPQTAFLSGWMQVRGTRRRKGYEKGFALSDHADWNELNQTIQETGASDIFLTHGRTDVLARFLEEQGKSVRFFETQFTAEEEAS, translated from the coding sequence ATGGATCTTATTCGCGTAACACCCGAGGGACTTTATTGTGATTTAGGCGAGTTCTATATAGACCCGTGGCGCCCTGTTCGCCATGCGCTGATTACGCACGCACATTCCGATCATGCCCGCTGGGGATCCAAAATCTATTATGCTCCCGAACGAGGTTTGGCATTGCTCAAATCAAGATTGGGCGAAGGCCTGCACGTCGAAGGTAAGAAGTGGGGAGAAAAATTTCGGATGGGTTCTGTTTGGGTGAGTTTCCATCCTGCGGGACACATTCTGGGCTCGTCTCAAGTGCGTATAGAATACAAAGATCAGGTTTGGGTCGCATCAGGTGATTACAAAAGAACGCCGGATCCATCTTGCGACGCTTTTGAGGTTCAACAATGTGACACTTTTATTTCTGAAGCAACATTTGCCTTGCCGGTTTATAAATGGGATCAAGGCGAGGTCACAGCAAAAAAAATCTTCGATTGGTGGCAATCGGATCTGGATAGACCGACCTTAATTTTCTGCTATGCCTTAGGAAAAGCGCAAAGAATTCTGGCAGAACTTAAAAGATTCACCGATCAACCCGTTTATCTTCATGGAGCGGTGGAAGGCCTTACACAAATCTATCGCGATGCAGGGATTGAAATGCTTCCGACCGTGTCCGTTATGTCCAAGGAAAAAGGATATAACTTTAAGGGTGATCTTATCATTGCTCCCCCTTCAGCACACCGTTCTCCATGGATGAAAAGATTTAAAGAGCCACAAACAGCTTTTCTATCCGGATGGATGCAAGTTCGGGGAACGCGCAGAAGGAAGGGTTATGAAAAGGGTTTTGCACTTTCTGATCACGCGGATTGGAACGAGCTCAATCAGACCATCCAAGAAACAGGAGCCTCAGATATTTTTTTGACTCATGGAAGAACCGACGTCCTTGCCCGCTTCCTAGAAGAGCAAGGCAAAAGTGTTCGCTTCTTTGAGACACAGTTCACCGCCGAAGAGGAGGCTTCATGA
- a CDS encoding energy transducer TonB, which produces MGFNFDNDKSNKADDQLSLFDFQMPKADFTNETPKQSRSENTAVDFDMWMMAHKEPEVSKTPKFVTLSAAVHAAAILAIAVMTVPLVETAKTETITIEIEDVPAPIMKAPRGARVPPTQGGTPVDQSTPLVEKMEEAGSPGDIVVAKPSAPTKTKAKAAAKSVAKALPAKAPKASSQAVAGKAARSIAPKTTFKAVPMTIDDIEAPELDQGELSKAAVASNLNEDFNDDFENIDRSQRSAIEGEKRSMEAMAAALAAEQDEDLNALADANQEEADRLAAAQSSLRERNAKSIASALAAERAAAAAASARQAAAREAAAKKGGLGGNGNGLGMKDGEGAGNSGSKGPGTQLSGMPSGVRSLDQLRQMPGNPRPQYDREERRRGDQGEIAFVAYINKQGYVSQFKMLKSTGFRNLDSKTLAALKKWRFYPGQEGWVELPFRWDLKGGVQEDGGLLRRSVSRR; this is translated from the coding sequence ATGGGTTTTAACTTTGATAATGATAAGTCAAATAAAGCTGATGATCAGCTAAGTCTTTTTGACTTTCAAATGCCGAAGGCCGATTTCACAAACGAAACTCCGAAACAATCTCGTAGTGAAAACACCGCTGTTGATTTCGATATGTGGATGATGGCGCACAAAGAACCTGAGGTTAGCAAGACACCAAAGTTCGTGACTTTATCTGCCGCTGTTCACGCCGCCGCGATCTTAGCTATCGCCGTGATGACAGTGCCACTGGTTGAGACTGCAAAAACAGAGACGATCACGATTGAAATTGAAGACGTTCCCGCTCCTATTATGAAAGCTCCTCGTGGAGCTCGCGTTCCTCCAACTCAAGGCGGAACTCCCGTGGATCAAAGCACTCCCCTCGTGGAGAAAATGGAAGAGGCTGGCAGCCCCGGTGATATCGTCGTTGCAAAACCTTCAGCGCCGACGAAAACGAAAGCAAAAGCCGCTGCTAAATCTGTTGCCAAGGCTTTACCTGCGAAAGCTCCCAAAGCTTCATCACAGGCGGTGGCAGGAAAAGCCGCACGCAGTATCGCCCCTAAGACGACATTCAAAGCCGTTCCAATGACAATTGATGATATTGAAGCTCCTGAATTAGATCAGGGAGAACTTTCGAAAGCCGCTGTGGCTTCAAACTTAAACGAAGACTTCAACGACGATTTTGAAAACATCGATCGTTCGCAAAGATCCGCTATTGAAGGTGAAAAGCGCTCTATGGAGGCTATGGCAGCGGCCCTCGCCGCTGAACAAGATGAAGATCTAAATGCTTTAGCGGATGCAAACCAAGAAGAAGCCGATCGCTTGGCAGCGGCTCAGAGTTCTTTGCGTGAACGAAACGCTAAGTCTATCGCTTCAGCACTTGCCGCAGAAAGAGCGGCCGCCGCAGCTGCCTCAGCAAGACAGGCCGCGGCTCGCGAAGCAGCCGCTAAAAAAGGCGGCCTTGGCGGTAACGGCAATGGTCTTGGAATGAAAGATGGCGAAGGTGCCGGAAACTCTGGCTCAAAAGGGCCTGGGACCCAACTTTCAGGAATGCCCTCAGGCGTTCGCAGCCTTGATCAACTTCGTCAAATGCCAGGCAACCCAAGACCGCAATACGATCGTGAAGAACGTCGTCGCGGCGACCAAGGTGAAATTGCTTTCGTCGCTTATATCAATAAGCAAGGTTATGTGTCTCAATTCAAAATGTTGAAATCGACAGGATTCAGAAACCTGGATTCAAAAACCTTGGCGGCACTGAAAAAGTGGCGCTTTTATCCCGGCCAAGAAGGTTGGGTGGAGCTTCCATTCCGCTGGGACCTTAAAGGTGGAGTTCAGGAAGACGGTGGTCTGCTTCGTCGAAGCGTGAGCCGCAGATAA
- a CDS encoding M23 family metallopeptidase: MIFHLASIVSAFVLAFTSYQSVQAAANTFTAKPVRLGDNLLSILRQNGFSEKEREQVLASHKGLRHLFLTLDTKYLVRRTAGETELRMFDSQTSEAFRILKSGKKVTALPYNPEYKTSLIRIDGRVYGSLLGSILAKINSNWVATRFMDAYVFDMESSRDVARGARFWFTVEKKFEAGQFVKYGEVLQTSLEIDGSPVQKRFVRYKDGGVFFNAQDLLEDRPFYAPVEYIKVASRFKPNRLHPITKRLQPHLGIDFELPVGEPIFAPRKGIVVRYGHNRAAGNFIILLHSNGMETAYNHLHRIDKRIRRGLSVKAGERIGEVGCTGYCTRAHLHFAVKKKGRMVDPVKYIKPFPPQMEQLLEARVASN, translated from the coding sequence ATGATTTTTCACCTCGCAAGCATCGTGAGTGCGTTCGTTTTAGCATTCACATCCTATCAATCGGTCCAGGCTGCCGCCAACACATTTACTGCAAAACCTGTTCGTCTTGGCGACAACTTACTTTCAATTCTTCGTCAAAATGGATTTTCTGAAAAAGAGCGCGAGCAAGTTCTTGCTTCACACAAAGGACTACGCCACCTCTTTCTGACTTTAGATACGAAATACTTAGTGCGCCGTACAGCGGGGGAAACAGAACTGCGCATGTTTGATTCCCAGACGTCGGAGGCCTTTCGTATTCTAAAATCCGGCAAGAAGGTGACGGCCCTCCCCTACAATCCAGAATATAAAACTTCTTTAATTCGTATTGATGGTCGGGTCTACGGCTCGCTGTTGGGAAGTATTCTTGCGAAAATCAATTCCAATTGGGTCGCAACGCGCTTTATGGATGCCTATGTTTTCGATATGGAAAGTTCGCGTGACGTCGCTCGCGGTGCGCGCTTTTGGTTCACGGTCGAAAAGAAGTTCGAAGCTGGACAGTTTGTAAAATACGGAGAAGTTCTGCAGACTTCGCTAGAGATTGACGGCTCTCCAGTTCAAAAAAGGTTTGTTCGTTATAAAGATGGAGGCGTGTTCTTTAATGCCCAGGATCTTTTGGAAGATCGCCCCTTTTATGCCCCCGTTGAGTACATTAAAGTCGCAAGCCGCTTTAAACCCAATCGCCTGCACCCAATCACAAAACGTCTGCAACCTCACTTAGGAATTGATTTTGAACTTCCGGTAGGTGAACCAATCTTTGCGCCACGCAAAGGTATCGTGGTTCGCTATGGTCACAATCGCGCAGCAGGAAATTTTATTATTCTTCTGCACTCGAATGGCATGGAGACAGCTTACAATCATCTTCACCGCATTGATAAACGCATTCGTCGTGGTTTGTCTGTGAAAGCAGGAGAGCGCATTGGTGAGGTCGGTTGCACGGGATATTGCACTCGTGCGCATTTGCATTTCGCGGTAAAGAAAAAGGGTCGAATGGTCGACCCTGTGAAATACATTAAACCTTTTCCGCCCCAAATGGAGCAGTTGTTAGAAGCACGCGTTGCTAGCAACTAG
- a CDS encoding ligase-associated DNA damage response DEXH box helicase translates to MKELKPIHDFFKNRKWKPFPFQVQAWEAFLRGESGLLHIPTGSGKTYAATMGPFAKFLNKPRKGLKALYITPLRALTRDLELALLEPIQQEKWPLKIASRTGDTALSAKKKQLKEPADLMLTTPESLAVLTSQLDAEDILKNIEVVILDEWHELMSSKRGSLIELSLSYLRSLNPEVQTWAMSASISNLNEAAQVAVGRAQEPVIISGGSDRNLDLDTLLPKKIDRFPWAGHLGLSLKESLLEELDPDVSTLIFTNTRSQAEKWFETILSMKPEMEPLMALHHSSLEREEREAVEEGIKEGLLKWVICTSSLDLGVDFQPVERVVQIGSPKMVARMIQRAGRSAHRPGGKSRLLFVPTNSWEILELEAVKKALKDKRIEPRRPLKKPIDVLLQHMMTLACGPGLRLDELWLSLKETYSFSDITPEELNWCRQFLTKGGETLQSYPQFHKLTYDEETGKYRPANSRVASHHRMSIGTIVSRESVHVSYTNRSRIGSVEENFISKLKKGDVFQFAGKKLEFVLLKDMTAYVKASKATTNVIPSWDGGRFPISETLGQALREVLTMKHPGLDKLLRPLLGTQKELSILPDENTFLIENWHSKEGEHLFVYPFEGKSVHEGLAQLWGYRFAQRKPTTFSFSVNDYGFEIVGPVNYGFQDLFDDDFYSEDQLIEEIGQSLQIGQLSQRQFREIAQIAGLVFTGFPGSPKTGRQLQISSSLLYDVFKKHEPNNLLIKQSLDEVLSNSLESSRIKKTLRRLQTMKTEWVRLDSPSPLAFPLIVENLAIGKLSNESLESKIARLKKSWEKKNEDSTRERRN, encoded by the coding sequence ATGAAGGAGTTAAAGCCCATCCATGATTTTTTCAAGAACCGCAAATGGAAGCCTTTTCCGTTTCAGGTTCAAGCTTGGGAAGCCTTCCTAAGAGGCGAATCGGGCCTGTTACACATTCCCACTGGTTCCGGAAAAACTTATGCCGCCACTATGGGCCCTTTTGCAAAGTTTCTGAATAAACCGCGCAAAGGCTTAAAGGCTCTCTACATCACTCCCCTTCGCGCCCTCACGCGCGATTTGGAGCTTGCTCTGTTAGAACCCATTCAACAGGAAAAATGGCCGCTTAAAATCGCTTCCCGAACCGGAGATACGGCTTTGTCGGCAAAGAAAAAGCAATTAAAGGAACCCGCCGACTTAATGCTGACGACCCCAGAATCCTTAGCCGTACTCACTTCACAGTTAGATGCCGAAGACATTCTAAAAAACATTGAAGTCGTTATTCTCGATGAGTGGCATGAGTTGATGTCCAGTAAACGAGGCAGTCTTATTGAGCTGTCTCTTTCTTATCTAAGAAGTCTCAACCCCGAGGTTCAAACCTGGGCGATGTCGGCTTCGATCTCAAACCTTAATGAAGCCGCTCAAGTTGCCGTCGGTCGCGCGCAAGAGCCGGTGATAATTTCGGGAGGCTCGGACCGAAATTTGGATTTGGATACGCTTCTTCCGAAAAAAATCGACCGCTTTCCCTGGGCCGGACACTTAGGTTTAAGCCTGAAAGAATCTCTTTTAGAAGAACTTGATCCCGATGTCTCGACTTTGATTTTCACGAACACGCGTTCACAAGCAGAAAAATGGTTCGAAACAATTCTTTCGATGAAACCCGAGATGGAACCCCTCATGGCTTTGCATCACAGCTCTTTAGAAAGAGAAGAGCGCGAGGCCGTGGAAGAGGGAATCAAAGAAGGTCTTCTTAAATGGGTGATCTGCACTTCTTCATTGGATTTAGGTGTCGACTTTCAACCTGTCGAACGTGTTGTACAAATCGGAAGTCCAAAGATGGTCGCGCGCATGATTCAAAGGGCAGGTCGTTCCGCCCATCGCCCGGGTGGTAAAAGCCGGTTGCTATTTGTACCTACAAACTCTTGGGAAATTTTAGAGTTAGAAGCCGTAAAGAAAGCCTTAAAAGACAAGCGCATCGAACCCCGACGACCCTTAAAGAAACCCATCGACGTGCTATTGCAGCACATGATGACGTTGGCCTGCGGACCGGGACTGCGCTTAGATGAACTGTGGCTGTCACTGAAAGAGACCTATTCTTTTTCAGACATCACACCCGAAGAACTGAACTGGTGCCGCCAGTTTTTAACTAAAGGCGGGGAAACACTGCAGTCCTACCCGCAATTTCACAAACTCACGTATGACGAAGAGACCGGTAAATATCGACCTGCAAATTCTCGTGTCGCCAGCCACCATCGGATGAGTATTGGCACTATTGTCTCTAGAGAATCCGTTCACGTGTCTTATACGAACAGATCCCGTATTGGCTCCGTCGAAGAAAATTTTATTTCTAAGCTCAAAAAAGGCGACGTTTTTCAATTCGCCGGCAAGAAACTCGAGTTCGTTTTACTCAAAGACATGACGGCTTACGTAAAGGCCAGCAAAGCCACTACAAATGTGATTCCTTCGTGGGACGGCGGCCGCTTTCCTATTTCAGAAACACTAGGGCAAGCTCTTCGTGAAGTTCTCACCATGAAGCATCCAGGACTTGATAAGCTCCTTCGGCCTTTATTAGGAACTCAAAAAGAGCTGTCTATACTTCCCGACGAAAATACTTTTCTGATAGAGAATTGGCATTCTAAAGAAGGAGAACATCTTTTCGTCTATCCTTTCGAGGGAAAATCCGTGCACGAAGGACTGGCGCAACTTTGGGGATATAGATTCGCTCAAAGAAAACCCACGACCTTTTCTTTTTCAGTGAACGACTATGGATTCGAGATCGTCGGCCCCGTTAATTACGGATTTCAAGACTTATTCGACGATGATTTCTACAGCGAAGATCAACTGATTGAAGAAATAGGTCAGTCTTTGCAGATTGGACAACTTTCACAGCGCCAATTCCGCGAAATCGCTCAGATTGCGGGGCTGGTTTTCACCGGATTTCCCGGATCTCCAAAGACTGGAAGACAATTGCAGATAAGCTCCTCACTCCTATATGACGTGTTTAAAAAGCATGAACCCAACAATTTACTAATAAAGCAAAGTCTGGACGAGGTGCTTTCGAATTCTTTAGAAAGCAGTCGAATCAAAAAAACTTTGCGCCGATTGCAAACCATGAAGACAGAATGGGTGCGTTTAGACTCACCTTCACCTTTGGCCTTTCCTCTTATTGTTGAAAATCTGGCCATCGGTAAATTGTCTAATGAAAGTCTTGAATCGAAAATCGCCCGACTAAAAAAATCCTGGGAAAAGAAAAATGAAGATTCAACTCGCGAGCGAAGAAATTGA